GCCAAATCAAGAACTGGGAAACCGATCGGTATCAACCGGATTTAGACACTTTGGTTAGTATCGCCTCCTTTTTCAATGTTTCGGTAGACGTGCTTATCGGGTTCAAGAACGATTTTGAAGATGAACCACTACAAGAATTGCTATCTAATGTTCAAACAACGTATACGGCGTTAAATGAACACCAGAGAGAACGTTTTTGTAAACAAGTCTCCGTATTGATCGATGTACTTGAGAATAATCAAGATATATTCTGATTTAACTACATTGTAGAAGAAAAGTTTTCCATTGAATAGTGGTAAAAATTTACAAAATATCACTATTCTTACCAACGGGAGCTTAGGCTCTCTTTTTTTATTTTCATTCGACAAAATATGACAAAATAGTTGTAACTGTTTTTGTT
The genomic region above belongs to Bacillus thuringiensis and contains:
- a CDS encoding helix-turn-helix domain-containing protein: MRHFGQILKKLRKSRGLTQEQLSHKLNLSRSQIKNWETDRYQPDLDTLVSIASFFNVSVDVLIGFKNDFEDEPLQELLSNVQTTYTALNEHQRERFCKQVSVLIDVLENNQDIF